A genome region from Arachis duranensis cultivar V14167 chromosome 6, aradu.V14167.gnm2.J7QH, whole genome shotgun sequence includes the following:
- the LOC107495236 gene encoding uncharacterized protein LOC107495236: MDRSKSRTDLLAAGKKRLQQFRQKKDGKGGSSRGKSKKSDKNLIPEDDTDGQSSPSMSTTSSQVTDGNVETDNESNAVSAELLESQSSPNSLTLDNLDPSADSSPLAITNTIDEETELDSGRKSALAVQEGPEVDSELSSQDQGKRAQYVGADVAEDVSLRTSDEQKDLESDRRPGAEAQEVGKEDSELSFHEQGKNAQNVDAAVADDISLKTTDSLGPEGGPTYDHESAPAIVATAVGETVPVTAEGDSREVSLLLSEDTTITSLMQTREDKDADGLDTKKSGQSTDVEEAFHKTEQLGKSVEVVSSPKDIMPDKHLTSNQGQGDDIATGGPSVKNLEGEILSGSSHEEMQLQPIQEQIVEQVHSGHGRGLQEEPYQQSTPVGSIALDPNHELSMGDDAVNLARPVDASHSFDAKTVDFMKLAGIIKDLNEDVLAEIIRGLNEDEFYFLLKSRREVSDADPLATSSTLPDGDFSEAFQRLKEELFLSTLMKSISDMQLGEHLELQLQADNEHPQVIDEVSELRASHLEVNEKNQLLIEELSNCRAELQDVSQKCVELQNQFNDAKGVVETLSARVVELQISCEVSQEDSLNLSADLSDCRSLISCLQSEKKGMNENLELVSSEKIRLPNEKEVHLGESKRLSTELSDLKSSMGVIEVGNEVFDDSLGFVSLKTCLNEMEKILAKLEQATNEFHFQSVGRSGEQVSPAAVSKTHEDEHEMEVRDSNEVHSSSESFIMFAKEETGNMRKLLSEWKGHVQSADALFKGERDGRKIGDAKNRDLKDQFEELKQHCSNLEASNVELTVQCEAAKQLLGDFQEKKCHLEELCEALKQEDIQLKAKNNELYEKLGQFQSKVSELYTEICDVKQSSNEMSSIIGDQLENLQKELTQRTMVLEQGWNTIMDDIFKLVSKLNESVGETSSAVSFDAHDNLDINNLLAVSVNAATKMIFDLRKKLEATCLEHETICSSFKEVNMKCEDLLGRNELAVGVLHKIYNDLWKLLLSHSGSMGEEKIDVQSEALPDLLNYDSYQNIMRCLVDILTEKQELESVNNEMKSEVEELKIKCLDLDSVSKLIEDLAGALNIEHSQIERNKTPLSCLDSLVSSLLQKTRDAEIQLHMTKEGYGYSETELAELKDQMHYLDTLRLEKENEILVLKEILHQAEEALTAARSELHEKTNELEYSEQKVSSVREKLSIAVAKGKGLVVQRDGLKQSLAETSSELERCMQELQLKDARLHEVETKLKTYAEAGERMEAMESELSYIRNSSNSLRESFLLKDSMLQRIEEVLEELDLPEQFHSGDIIEKIDWLARSVASNSLPMNDWEQKESAGGVSYADAGYVARESLEDDGQLPPDSGDDSRKDDSQLQSDPGDVRQQQEELQASLVPLDGDDLRKKFEELHKKYFGLAEQNEMLEQSLMERNSIVQRWEELVDRIDMPSHLRSVEMEDRIEWVGRALAEANHHVDSLQLKIEKYESYCGLLNSDLEGSQRTVSALQTDLRSLTTEREHLSEKLEVLMFECEKLSMEVGQAEYQNEVMHNEISSLKDILEKKELENEKLHNELASLKDILEKKDSLEEQVFAIDSKLRKLHDLLGDALPESEMENLVSGTANIDSLEELLRKLIENQASLQSKKDAIEEQIFTIDSKLQKLHDLVRDVLPESETQNLVSGSANIDSLEELLRRLVENQASLKSKKDAIEEQIFTIDGKLRKLHDLVGDVLPESETENLVSGSLSIDSLEALLRKLIENQASLQSKKDAIEEQIFIIDGKLRKLHDLVGDALPESETENLVSGSLNIDSLEELLRRLMENQASLQSKKDAIEEQIFIIDGKLRTLHDLVGDALPESETENLVSGSANIDSLEELLRKLIENQASIQSEKGAIEEQIFTTDGKLRKLHDLIRDVLPESETQNLVSGSSNIDSLEELLRKLVENQASLQSKKDAIEEQIFTVDGKLKKLHDLVGDVLPESETENLVSGSANIDSLEELLRKLIENQASFRSKKDAIEEQIFTIDGKLQKLHDLVRDVLPESETQNLVSGSANIDSLEELLRKLVENQASLQSKKDAIEEQIFTIDGKLKKLHDLVGDVLPESETEILVSGSANIDSLEELLRKLIENQASLQTKKDATEEQIFIIDGKLRKLLELVGDALPESETENLVSGSANIDSLEELLRKLVENQASLQSKKDAIEEQISTIDGKLKKLHDLVGDVLPESETENLVSGSANIDSLEELLRKLIENQASLQAKKDATEEQIFIIDGKLRKLHELVGDALPESETENLVSGSANIDSLEELLRKLIENQASIQSEKGAIEEQIFTTNGKLRKLHDLVFDVLPEYETENLVSGSANIDTLEELLRKLVESQASLQSKKDTIEEQIFTIDVKLRKLHDLVGDVLPESETENLVSGSANIDSLEELLRKLIENQASLQSNKLMHVVELASDSSQQDGATILEARSTDMHDKEEADIDRYKKDLEEALSELEHAKEEREKTLEKQMSLSIEVEALSKRIEELQLLLNQEEQKSASVREKLNVAVRKGKSLVQHRDSLKQTIEEMTTEITQLKSEISNREDTLAEHAQKLSHLSTYPNRLEALESEIIHLKNHLAESEHHLQEKEYSLNLILNKLGEIEIGGEGYISDPIKKLECIEKLCSDLHGTVASLEQESRKSKRAAELLLAELNEVQERNDAFQEELAKADAELVDLRKERDSFEAAKLEALSHLQKLSALHEEGKKNHSSELTALKSSMNELCTGFGEIQHLLVSAFSMDLESFQNLEAGLKSCIKGSNATNMLDSSVAKTHNGMSPWSSITKKSSLSSDSRSDFDTVGNFHLLRSQLQEVLVEIGSLKERITIHSSLMLEQDKNLSELMASIEKEMTIQRESCEAMKQKVTNQDGELVALRGSIDYLCEACISSVNEIENGKAELVGNKVESDPGINLMLTSFGDGTSEERIRTLVDRLLMAAKSVATIRTGFSDANHNEMKATITNLQLELQEKDVQRERICSELVKQIKDAEASANSYSQDLQSLKIQEHNLKKQVEVIEAERKILEERVNELQEKQRIAVLNMYFIYFWL; encoded by the exons ATGGACAGAAGTAAGAGCCGTACCGATCTACTCGCAGCCGGAAAGAAGAGG CTTCAACAATTCCGTCAGAAGAAGGACGGTAAAGGTGGTAGTAGCCGTGGGAAATCAAAAAAATCTGATAAAAATCTAATACCTGAGGACGACACTGATGGACAAAGTAGTCCTTCTATGTCAACAACATCATCTCAGGTTACAGATGGAAATGTTGAAACTGACAATGAGTCTAATGCCGTTAGCGCGGAATTATTAGAGTCCCAGTCTTCACCAAACTCATTAACTCTTGACAATCTTGATCCATCTGCTGATTCATCACCACTGGCTATTACAAATACTATAGATGAGGAAACAGAATTGGATTCTGGTAGAAAGTCAGCCCTTGCAGTTCAGGAGGGCCCTGAGGTTGATTCTGAGCTGTCTTCCCAAGATCAAGGGAAACGTGCTCAGTATGTTGGTGCTGATGTGGCTGAGGATGTTTCTTTGCGAACTTCAGACGAACAGAAAGATCTGGAATCGGATAGAAGGCCAGGTGCCGAGGCTCAGGAGGTCGGTAAGGAAGATTCTGAGTTGTCTTTCCACGAACAAGGGAAAAATGCTCAGAATGTTGATGCTGCTGTGGCTGATGATATATCTTTGAAAACTACAGATAGCCTGGGTCCTGAAGGTGGACCAACTTATGATCATGAGTCTGCACCTGCCATTGTTGCAACTGCAGTCGGCGAGACTGTTCCAGTCACAGCAGAGGGTGATAGCAGGGAAGTATCCTTGCTTTTATCTGAAGATACGACCATTACATCCTTGATGCAAACAAGGGAAGATAAG GATGCTGATGGTTTGGATACAAAGAAATCTGGTCAAAGCACTGATGTGGAGGAGGCATTTCATAAAACAGAACAACTGGGCAAGTCAGTTGAAGTTGTTTCCTCTCCTAAAGACATTATGCCAGATAAGCATTTGACTTCTAATCAAGGGCAGGGAGATGATATTGCAACTGGTGGTCCTTCTGTGAAAAATCTGGAGGGAGAAATATTATCAGGTTCATCCCATGAAGAAATGCAGCTTCAGCCTAttcaagaacagattgttgaaCAGGTTCATAGTGGACATGGCAGAGGACTTCAGGAGGAGCCTTATCAGCAAAGCACTCCTGTTGGATCTATAGCTCTGGATCCAAATCATGAGTTGTCAATGGGAGATGACGCAGTTAATTTGGCCAGGCCAGTGGATGCCTCTCATAGTTTTGATGCAAAAACAGTTGATTTCATGAAGCTGGCTGGAATTATAAAAGATCTTAATGAAGATGTGCTGGCTGAAATTATAAGGGGGCTTAATGAAGACGAGTTTTACTTTTTGCTCAAGTCAAGAAGGGAAGTTTCCGATGCAGATCCTCTAGCCACTAGTTCAACTCTACCTGATGGTGACTTTTCAGAAGCATTTCAGAGACTTAAAGAAGAATTGTTCCTTTCAACTTTAATGAAAAGTATATCTGACATGCAGTTAGGTGAACACTTGGAGCTACAGCTGCAGGCTGACAATGAACATCCCCAGGTCATTGATGAAGTATCTGAGCTCCGAGCTTCTCATCTCGAAGTTAACGAGAAGAATCAACTCCTTATTGAAGAGCTTTCTAATTGCCGTGCTGAACTGCAAGATGTTTCCCAAAAGTGTGTTGAACTGCAAAACCAATTTAATGATGCCAAGGGTGTGGTTGAAACTCTTTCTGCCAGAGTAGTTGAGCTGCAGATTAGTTGTGAAGTCTCCCAAGAAGATTCATTGAATCTGTCAGCAGATTTGTCCGACTGTAGAAGCTTGATCTCATGCTTACAATCTGAAAAGAAGGGTATGAATGAAAATCTTGAGTTGGTGTCTTCTGAGAAAATCAGACTTCCAAATGAGAAGGAGGTTCATCTAGGTGAAAGTAAGAGGCTGTCAACTGAATTATCCGACTTAAAGAGTTCCATGGGAGTTATAGAAGTTGGAAACGAAGTCTTTGATGATTCTCTTGGTTTTGTTTCGTTGAAGACTTGCTTGAATGAAATGGAGAAAATTTTGGCGAAGCTTGAACAGGCAACTAATGAGTTCCATTTTCAATCAGTCGGCAGGTCTGGTGAACAAGTTTCTCCAGCTGCAGTATCAAAAACACATGAAGATGAACATGAGATGGAGGTAAGGGATTCAAATGAAGTTCATTCGTCATCAGAATCATTTATTATGTTTGCCAAAGAGGAAACTGGAAACATGAGAAAATTGCTTTCAGAGTGGAAGGGGCATGTTCAGAGTGCAGATGCGTTGTTCAAGGGGGAGCGTGATGGTAGGAAAATTGGTGATGCAAAGAACCGTGATCTCAAAGATCAGTTCGAAGAATTGAAACAACATTGTTCAAATTTGGAAGCATCCAATGTTGAACTTACAGTTCAATGTGAAGCTGCAAAACAACTTCTGGGTGACtttcaagaaaagaaatgtCATCTTGAGGAACTCTGTGAAGCTTTAAAACAAGAAGATATCCAACTCAAAGCCAAAAATAACGAACTTTATGAAAAACTTGGGCAGTTTCAGTCAAAAGTTAGTGAATTGTATACTGAAATCTGCGATGTGAAACAAAGTTCAAATGAGATGTCTTCTATTATTGGTGATCAACTGGAAAATTTGCAGAAGGAGTTGACTCAAAGAACTATGGTGCTCGAGCAAGGGTGGAATACTATTATGGAtgatatatttaaattagttagcAAGCTGAATGAATCAGTTGGGGAAACATCCTCAGCCGTCTCGTTTGATGCTCATGATAACTTGGATATCAATAATCTGTTAGCAGTTTCTGTTAATGCAGCCACTAAAATGATTTTTGATCTTCGGAAGAAACTTGAAGCTACTTGTTTGGAACATGAAACAATCTGCTCATCATTTAAAGAGGTGAATATGAAATGTGAGGATCTGCTTGGACGGAATGAATTGGCCGTTGGTGTATTGCACAAGATATACAATGACCTGTGGAAACTTCTGCTCAGTCATAGTGGATCTATGGGTGAAGAGAAGATAGATGTACAAAGCGAAGCACTGCCTGATCTCCTTAACTATGATAGCTATCAGAATATCATGAGATGTCTTGTGGATATATTGACTGAAAAGCAGGAGCTTGAGTCTGTTAACAATGAGATGAAGTCAGAAGTGGAGGAACTGAAGATTAAGTGTCTTGATCTAGACTCTGTTAGCAAGTTAATTGAAGATCTTGCCGGCGCTCTGAATATAGAGCATTCGCAGATTGAAAGAAATAAAACTCCTCTTTCATGCTTGGATTCATTAGTGTCTAGCCTTCTGCAGAAAACCAGAGATGCTGAAATCCAGTTACACATGACTAAAGAAGGCTATGGATATAGCGAGACTGAATTGGCTGAATTGAAGGACCAAATGCATTATCTAGACACACTGCGTcttgagaaagaaaatgaaatccTTGTTCTTAAGGAAATCTTACACCAAGCTGAGGAAGCTCTTACTGCTGCTCGTTCTGAATTGCATGAGAAAACAAATGAACTTGAATATTCAGAGCAAAAGGTGTCCTCCGTGCGGGAGAAACTTAGCATTGCAGTTGCCAAGGGAAAAGGCTTGGTTGTCCAGCGGGATGGCCTCAAGCAGTCTCTGGCTGAGACATCTAGTGAACTGGAGAGATGCATGCAGGAGTTGCAATTGAAAGATGCTAGACTTCATGAGGTTGAAACAAAGCTTAAGACCTACGCAGAGGCTGGTGAGCGCATGGAAGCTATGGAATCCGAGCTTTCATATATTCGTAATTCATCTAATTCCTTGAGAGAGTCATTTCTTCTTAAAGATTCAATGCTTCAGAGGATAGAAGAGGTTTTGGAAGAACTAGATCTCCCAGAGCAGTTTCATTCAGGagatataattgaaaagatTGATTGGTTGGCTAGGTCAGTTGCTAGTAACTCATTGCCTATGAATGATTGGGAGCAGAAGGAATCTGCAGGAGGAGTTTCATACGCTGATGCTGGTTATGTTGCCAGAGAGTCCTTGGAAGATGATGGTCAGCTGCCACCAGATTCAGGGGATGATTCCCGGAAAGATGATAGTCAGCTGCAGTCAGATCCAGGGGATGTACGGCAGCAACAAGAAGAGCTACAAGCCAGTCTTGTCCCACTAGATGGAGATGATCTGAGAAAGAAATTTGAGGAGTTACACAAGAAGTATTTTGGTCTGGCTGAGCAAAATGAAATGTTGGAGCAGTCATTGATGGAAAGAAACAGCATAGTTCAGAGATGGGAAGAGCTTGTAGACAGGATTGATATGCCTTCACATTTACGGTCTGTGGAAATGGAGGATAGAATTGAATGGGTAGGACGAGCACTTGCTGAGGCTAATCATCATGTTGATTCTCTGCAGCTTAAGATTGAAAAATACGAAAGCTATTGTGGATTGCTAAATTCTGATCTTGAAGGGTCTCAAAGGACAGTGTCTGCTCTTCAGACAGACCTTAGATCTCTTACAACTGAGAGAGAGCACCTTTCTGAAAAACTGGAAGTACTGATGTTTGAATGTGAGAAACTATCTATGGAGGTTGGGCAAGCTGAATATCAGAATGAAGTGATGCATAATGAAATATCTAGTTTGAAGGATATACTGGAAAAGAAAGAACTTGAGAATGAAAAGTTGCATAATGAACTAGCTAGTTTGAAGGATATATTGGAAAAGAAAGATTCACTTGAAGAACAAGTATTTGCCATTGATAGCAAGCTCAGAAAACTGCATGACTTACTTGGTGATGCGTTGCCAGAATCTGAAATGGAAAATCTGGTTTCTGGAACCGCAAATATTGATTCCTTGGAAGAACTGCTGAGAAAGCTTATAGAAAATCAAGCTAGTCTTCAATCAAAGAAGGATGCAATTGAAGAACAAATTTTCACCATTGATAGTAAGCTCCAAAAACTGCATGACTTAGTTCGTGATGTCTTGCCAGAATCTGAAACACAAAATCTGGTTTCTGGAAGTGCAAATATTGATTCCTTGGAAGAATTGCTGAGAAGGCTTGTAGAAAATCAAGCAAGTCTTAAATCAAAGAAAGATGCAATTGAAGAACAAATTTTCACCATTGATGGGAAGCTCAGAAAACTGCATGACTTAGTTGGTGATGTGCTGCCAGAATCCGAAACCGAAAATCTTGTTTCCGGAAGTTTAAGTATTGATTCCTTGGAAGCACTGCTGAGAAAGCTTATAGAAAATCAAGCTAGTCTTCAATCAAAGAAGGATGCAATTGAAGAACAAATTTTCATCATTGATGGGAAGCTCAGGAAACTGCATGACTTAGTTGGTGATGCGCTGCCAGAATCCGAAACTGAAAATCTTGTTTCCGGAAGTTTAAATATTGATTCCTTGGAAGAACTGCTGAGAAGGCTTATGGAAAATCAAGCTAGTCTTCAATCAAAGAAGGATGCAATTGAAGAACAAATTTTCATCATTGATGGGAAGCTCAGGACACTGCATGACTTAGTTGGTGATGCGCTGCCAGAATCCGAAACTGAAAATCTTGTTTCCGGAAGTGCAAATATTGATTCCTTGGAAGAACTGCTGAGAAAGCTTATCGAAAATCAAGCAAGTATTCAATCAGAGAAAGGTGCAATTGAAGAACAAATTTTCACCACTGATGGCAAGCTCAGGAAACTGCATGACTTAATTCGTGATGTCTTGCCAGAATCTGAAACACAAAATCTGGTTTCTGGAAGTTCAAATATTGATTCCTTGGAAGAATTGCTGAGAAAGCTTGTAGAAAATCAAGCAAGCCTTCAATCAAAGAAAGATGCAATTGAAGAACAAATTTTCACCGTTGATGGGAAGCTAAAAAAACTGCATGACTTAGTTGGTGATGTACTGCCAGAATCTGAAACTGAAAATCTGGTTTCTGGAAGTGCAAATATTGATTCCTTGGAAGAACTGCTGAGAAAGCTTATAGAAAATCAAGCAAGTTTTCGATCAAAGAAAGATGCAATTGAAGAACAAATTTTCACCATTGATGGTAAGCTCCAAAAACTGCATGACTTAGTTCGTGATGTCTTGCCAGAATCTGAAACACAAAATCTAGTTTCTGGAAGTGCAAATATTGATTCCTTGGAAGAATTGCTAAGAAAGCTTGTAGAAAATCAAGCAAGCCTTCAATCAAAGAAAGATGCAATTGAAGAACAAATTTTCACCATTGATGGGAAGCTCAAAAAACTGCATGACTTAGTTGGTGATGTGCTGCCAGAATCTGAAACTGAAATTCTGGTTTCTGGAAGTGCAAATATTGATTCCTTGGAGGAACTGCTGAGAAAGCTTATAGAAAATCAAGCTAGTCTTCAAACAAAGAAGGATGCAACTGAAGAACAAATTTTCATCATTGATGGGAAGCTCAGAAAACTGCTTGAATTAGTAGGTGATGCGCTGCCAGAATCCGAAACTGAAAATCTTGTTTCCGGAAGTGCAAATATTGATTCCTTGGAAGAACTGCTGAGAAAGCTTGTAGAAAATCAAGCAAGCCTTCAATCAAAGAAAGATGCAATTGAAGAACAAATTTCCACCATTGATGGGAAGCTCAAAAAACTGCATGACTTAGTTGGTGATGTGCTGCCAGAATCTGAAACTGAAAATCTGGTTTCTGGAAGTGCAAATATTGATTCCTTGGAAGAGCTGCTGAGAAAGCTTATAGAAAATCAAGCTAGTCTTCAAGCAAAGAAGGATGCAACTGAAGAACAAATTTTCATCATTGATGGGAAGCTCAGAAAACTGCATGAATTAGTAGGTGATGCGCTACCAGAATCCGAAACTGAAAATCTTGTTTCCGGAAGTGCAAATATTGATTCCTTGGAAGAACTGCTGAGAAAGCTTATAGAAAATCAAGCAAGTATTCAATCCGAGAAAGGTGCAATTGAAGAACAAATTTTCACCACTAATGGCAAGCTCAGGAAACTGCATGACTTAGTTTTTGACGTCTTGCCAGAATATGAAACAGAAAATCTGGTTTCCGGAAGTGCAAATATTGATACCTTGGAAGAATTGCTGAGAAAGCTTGTAGAAAGTCAAGCCAGCCTTCAATCAAAGAAAGATACAATTGAAGAACAAATTTTCACCATTGATGTCAAACTCAGGAAACTGCATGATTTAGTTGGTGATGTGTTGCCAGAATCTGAAACAGAAAATCTGGTTTCCGGAAGTGCAAATATTGATTCCTTGGAAGAACTGCTGAGAAAGCTTATAGAAAACCAAGCAAGTCTTCAATCAAACAAACTGATGCATGTGGTTGAACTTGCTAGTGACAGTTCACAACAAGATGGTGCCACTATTCTGGAGGCAAGAAGTACAGATATGCATGATAAGGAGGAGGCAGATATTGATAGATATAAGAAAGATCTGGAGGAGGCTTTGAGTGAATTGGAGCATGcaaaggaggagagagagaaaactTTGGAAAAGCAAATGTCTTTATCCATTGAAGTTGAAGCTTTGAGCAAAAGAATTGAGGAGTTGCAATTGCTTCTTAATCAGGAGGAGCAGAAGTCAGCTTCTGTTAGAGAAAAATTAAACGTTGCTGTCAGGAAAGGGAAGTCTTTGGTCCAACACCGAGACAGTCTTAAACAAACAATTGAAGAGATGACTACTGAGATTACGCAGTTGAAATCTGAGATCAGTAATAGGGAAGATACTCTGGCTGAGCATGCTCAGAAGTTAAGTCATTTGTCAACTTACCCAAATAGATTGGAAGCTCTTGAATCTGAGATTATACATCTGAAGAACCACTTGGCAGAATCTGAGCACCACTTGCAGGAGAAAGAATATTCTTTGAACCTGATTTTGAACAAGTTAGGTGAGATTGAGATTGGTGGTGAGGGTTATATAAGTGATCCAATCAAGAAGTTGGAATGCATTGAGAAACTTTGCTCTGATCTGCATGGTACTGTTGCCTCTTTAGAACAAGAATCCAGGAAATCTAAAAGAGCAGCAGAGCTCCTGTTGGCAGAGTTGAATGAGGTTCAGGAAAGAAATGATGCTTTTCAGGAGGAGCTTGCAAAGGCAGATGCTGAGCTTGTGGATCTCAGGAAAGAGAGGGATTCATTTGAGGCTGCCAAACTGGAAGCTCTTTCACATCTTCAAAAGTTGTCAGCCTTGCATGAGGAGGGAAAAAAGAACCATTCTTCCGAGTTGACGGCATTAAAATCTAGCATGAATGAACTCTGCACAGGATTTGGTGAGATACAGCATTTACTGGTTAGTGCGTTCTCCATGGATTTGGAATCTTTTCAGAATCTGGAGGCTGGTCTCAAGTCATGCATAAAAGGAAGCAATGCTACAAATATGTTGGATTCATCTGTTGCCAAAACACATAATGGCATGTCACCTTGGTCATCTATTACTAAG AAGAGCTCCTTGTCTTCAGATTCTCGATCTGATTTTGACACAGTTGGAAATTTCCATCTTCTTCGGAGTCAACTGCAAGAGGTATTGGTAGAGATTGGTTCTCTTAAGGAAAGAATAACTATCCACTCAAGTTTGATGCTGGAGCAAGACAAAAATCTGTCTGAACTAATGGCGAgtattgaaaaagaaatgacTATCCAAAGAGAGTCGTGTGAAGCCATGAAGCAAAAAGTTACTAATCAAGATGGGGAACTAGTTGCATTACGCGGGAGCATTGACTacctttgtgaagcatgtatcaGCTCAGtcaatgaaattgaaaatggAAAAGCTGAACTGGTTGGAAATAAGGTTGAATCAGATCCAGGGATTAACTTGATGCTGACATCATTTGGCGATGGAACATCTGAAGAACGCATCAGAACCCTCGTAGATAGATTGCTGATGGCTGCAAAAAGTGTTGCTACTATAAGAACTGGATTTTCAGATGCTAATCATAATGAAATGAAGGCTACTATAACAAATTTACAGCTAGAGCTTCAGGAGAAGGATGTCCAAAGAGAGAGGATTTGCTCAGAGCTGGTAAAGCAGATCAAGGATGCTGAAGCTTCTGCAAACAGTTACTCTCAAGATCTTCAATCTCTTAAGATTCAAGAGCACAATCTTAAGAAACAGGTGGAAGTAATTGAGGCAGAAAGGAAGATACTGGAAGAGAGAGTAAATGAGCTGCAGGAAAAGCAACGAATTGCAGTATTaaacatgtattttatttatttttggttatga
- the LOC107495238 gene encoding uncharacterized protein LOC107495238: protein MKKGTTTDAIKECEEKKKRSSSGMDGFKNMQCLETLKRLLVHPDGVYFKKGKALMDLERVQRKLRNNLYNKTDQFAANIRTVFRNVMLQYPRGMKFIEPPRRQKRKQFSGSDLSIAIAEAKLILKKKKTIEAAQQNRVSLQRKKQREIMQKMERTIFFDDAFKSFQDLENLCGHSPTHYCTKENLLLKNLTGLVLREEDFEDNNFLNEDLEEGEVF from the exons ATGAAGAAGGGAACTACTACTGATGCCATAAAGGAAtgtgaagagaagaagaaacgaAGTTCTTCGGGTATGGATGGATTCAAGAATATGCAGTGTTTAGAAACGCTGAAAAGGTTATTGGTTCATCCAGACGGAGTGTATTTCAAGAAAGGAAAGGCTTTGATGGATTTGGAGAGAGTTCAGCGGAAGCTACGGAACAATTTGTACAACAAAACTGATCAATTTGCTGCTAATATCAGAACGGTGTTTCGCAATGTCATGTTGCAGTATCCCCGGGGCATGAAGTTCATCGAACCGCCGCGAA GGCAGAAAAGGAAACAATTTTCTGGTTCAGATTTGTCAATTGCTATTGCCGAAGCTaaattgatattgaagaagaagaaaaccattgaagctGCACAACAGAACAGAGTTTCCTTGCAAAGGAAGAAACAAAGGGAGATTATGCAAAAAATGGAGAGAACAATTTTCTTTGATGATGCTTTCAAGTCCTTTCAGGATTTGGAAAACTTGTGTGGCCACTCACCGACACATTATTGCACAAAGGAAAATCTATTGTTGAAGAACCTTACAGGTTTGGTCCTTAGGGAAGAGGATTTTGAAGACAACAACTTTCTTAATGAGGATTTGGAAGAAGGAGAAGTTTTCTGA